The window TGCACCaaatgttaggttaaaaagtcatcaacatacattaattaacttagaaaaagacaccggagacttatggaatgattttcaatgccttctgcagaaggttggacaGAAGTCTGAGGAGCTGTAGGGCAACACGGCCCTCTCTTCGAACTCGTCAAACTTCTTCCAACTGgctgtctgcagagctggcgcttttattcagcaaaggatgacaggaatgaccatatttggaacagtgaatgtatagatggtcaattgacaaaaacaggaaacagatggtcacacagacatggtagttgaaaagtcacaccttatgacttttcagttagtaagtaacttatctgtggtgtgcagagcaacagacatccttttagaATTGGTCaagggggttttgttgtcatgagatggtcttaaacccttaaagacaatgagacggCTGTCAGACAACCCCCCTGAGTCTCTCCAAGGAAGTTTATCTGTTTAGAGCATGTGATGGGGGTCTTGGCAAAGGTCAATTTGGGCCTCCTCCTGAACCCAGGAAATCTGggacagatgtgtccatctgACAATGGTTCATTGACAGACTGAGAAGTCAGCAGGGCAACCTTCAGTTTTAACCTCCAAAGCATGTCATGAGgataaacaggcagttttctcATTCTGATTATGGCAGTTTCAAAATTATAAACTTGGATTAAtctcacagaaacacacacacaacagaacAGGTGAAAACGGAGCAGTAGTGCAGTCGAGGGCAAAGCAGAAATCGTAGTCGGGGGCAGAAGGCAGGTCAAAATTACCGGGGCAGGAGATCAGAGTGGGGTGGAATCCAAGTCCGGGTCACAGATGGGAGTCAGAGAGACAAGCAGACAGGCAGGGTTCCGGTGCAGGTTTGCAGACGATCTGACAAGGGAGAGCTGAAAGACAGGGCTTTAAATACTGGGAGAGGTTAAGTGGAGAATGCAATACAGCTGTGCAGGTAAATCAGAGCAGAGTGGGGGCAGGTGGAGCTAATTGGATAGAGGGTCAACGGGTGGAGTGACAGGGCTcatgacaaaaacaaatatattatttcccactacattcaaagtgagatatttcaagcctttatttgttatcattttggtgattatggctcacagcttGAAAACCCCatataaaaaatctcaaaaagtttgaatgttttatgaaatcaataaacaatcttaaaaaagaaaataaacaacatatcttgctttgcatgtaagacTGTGAGACTGTAATTTATTAGTTTCACCCTTTAAGTtgatttattgaaataaatagtaatacatgctagtatggttgtctgtctgtacagtcatgcaaattCAATGcttttaaagcactttaaactttaaatcaaagcattttgttttttcatataaaataaataaatgtctaTGCAGTtaagaagttttggggatgttcccttttttttggcgcctgcgatgctgaaatcggggcgtcccttatttctatttctgaaaggtggcaaccctagcaacAGCAGACGTGTAATAGTAGGGAACCTGTAACTTTCCTTTAAACGTTTAGAAACCCTTTTGagacttttaaaaatctctttttccATTTCTTCTGAATCCAAGCAGAGCTTGTCACATTTGCCCTGATTGGAAACAAGCACTCCACAGTCCAACAAgccatttagttttatttcactAAAGTTCCCTATATAGTTCAGGTCTCTGTCTGCtcattaaaggtgacctattatggcatttaatgtatattttaaacaggccttgaatgtcttaaaaacaatctaaagcttgttttttctacataaatcataaattcagcctgtgggccatgtcactagttttaccgcttctaacctctttttctgcgcctcatttttagggaaggggggggtatgataatgaggctctgcgctgattggctccctgaatgacgtgtagcaggggaggagaataaaccctcgctccgccagagcagcccgagcctgtaaattatcacaacactgaattttcacaaatggcaactttgttaaaaaaataaaatatgagttgtatataaataacatttatgcactatttaagccggatctacccggcggatgctgaacgctgccccggagccacgccgggcgcccgggagcagcgcgcatcaccgcggctttaacgggggaatctgaccggttccgaccggccgggactgcaggaaccggcctggactggtagcagggactcccggggaccgaccagcggaatttcagccggatctacccggcggatgctgcgcgatgggcgccgcaaccccacagcgggcgcacagatcggctccggggcgcatccgcggcgcatcgcccgttaccggggatcaaaccgacagatttgcctgaaaatctcggaggatgaagctggtccagcctgggacggacccccgaggacccagctcccaaaccacccgggaacctggatgatttaacccggatccgctccgccgcggcgccgcgtccgactggctgaaggaaggaccgctccagcagcggagagagctggttgtgggcgtggtttcagcagcggaggctgaacctctggaaatctgctcccgtcgtgacgtcacgatgggagcagattttaatcggctcaaaaaaaaccacctgacactgggggactctgtccggcgggggtcagagagcttgcagaaattcatggtattttgtctcccctgtgctggcagggtgaggggagaccactttatatatgttaaaacaagaaaaaacgtgtttttcataataggtcccctttaactgtaGACCAGgcccaggggtccgtttcacaaagcaggtttagtgaaaactcggagtctgttaaccctgaaatgagggaaactctgagttttccgtttcacaaagggaggtaactcaaaccagagaaagaggagtaactctagcctgtttcacaaagagagttaacttaagctctcggtcagttaccgtagtaacagactctctgaatctaacctggtcgggaccaggtttatatcgtgaaacctggagtttttctgcgtctccgccctctttcagagccgcacgcacatttgatttcctcattcattcagtcagcaggcgagttttggcgaagttctgccgtctgtcattaaaaacagagtcagtatatatattagaagtccattgtcacgaacatggcatgtccttttgatgaagtcacaattgatgaaggtgcagaatgattgcgcagagaattaaatattcgtcgggagatggttatcagaccgcgtagtatattacagtacatagtctcattacaggcaaagcaatatatgttaatcctttatttgttataattttgatgattgaattgtttaatgatttcataatatattctaattttttgagattttttatttggggttttcataaactgtgaaccataatcatcaaaattgcTTATTTTCATGCGTACTATAAActacttgtacttttacttttggtacttgagtatattttttcacaagatacttttgatacttaagtacatttaatgtgagctactttaatacttttactcaagtaattttcttatgggtgactaacttttaccaaagtctttttcagttatggtatttctacttttacttagttacttttttcaAATACTTTATACACCTCTGTTGAAAACACCCTCAGCAAAATTAATGTTAGACTTACTGGGTTTATTTTTGCGATTTCAGCTTCAATGTAAACTTTAAATTCAGAACGTTTTCCCTGTTTTCTTCTTGAAGtatacagaactgtctcagaaaattagaagattgtgattttctgtaatgcaagtaaaaaaacaaaaatgtcatacattctggtttcattacaaatcaactaaaatattataagccttttattattttaatattgctgatcccgcgacccgggaacggataagcggaagaagatgagtgagtgagtgagtgagtgagtgagtgagtgagtgagtgaatattgctgatcatggtttacagcttaagaaaactcaaatatcctatctcaaaaaattagaatattctgggaatcttaatattaaactgtaaaccataatcagcaatattaaaataataaaaggcttgcgatatttcagttgatttgtaatgaatccagaatgtatgacatttttgtttttttaattgcattacagaaaataaagaactttatcacaatattctaattttctgagtccTGTAGTTAAGGTTGCTCGggtgtttaaggctgatttatggtccgcgttacaccaacgcagatcctacggcgcaccgtagggtgcgcgtcgccgcgtaccctacgccgtaggctacgccgtcgattcaacgcagaaccataaatcctgcTTTACTCGACACCGCTCAAGTCCATCCTCCTGCGCTTCTCATTTGCTGGCCAGACTCGCGGGGGGAATGTGCAGGATTCCTGCAGACATGCGCGTTCCAGCCTCTCATTGAAAGTTTGGGGAAACTCCTGCGGGCTGTTTGTCCGTGCAGCCCCAGGATGATGGCCGTGGTGCTGGGCAGCCTGGCTGCGGGGCTGCTGGCTCTGCTGTTTCTGCTCCTCCAGCTGGCTCGGGCTCGTCCCTTCCTCTGGGCAGATCTGCGCTTCTACCTGAAACTGCAGCGGTACAAGCGGGCCGTGCAGGCTCGGGTGCGCCGGGGAAACTCCACATTCCTGCACTGCTTCCGCTCCAGGGCGCAGCAGAGTCCCGGGAAAGCCTTCCTGGTGTCCCGGGAGCGCAGCCTGACGTACGGGGACGTGGACCGCCGGAGCGAGCGCTTCGCCCGGGTGTTCGGAGCCGCCGCGCGGCTGCGCAGGGGCGACGTGGTGGCGCTGCTGATGAGCAACGAGCCCGACTTCGTGTGCGCCTGGTTCGGGCTGAGCAAGCTGGGCTGCACGGTGGCCTTCCTCAACAGCAACGGCCGAGCCCGGTCCCTGCGGCACTGCGTGCTCAGCTGCCGGGCCACGGCGCTGGTGGTGGGGCCAGGTACGAccccacacccccccccccccggccccggGACAGGACAgggtgtttagtttagttttttactttattgttttgcacagatttaaagatatacaggactgtctcagaaaattagaatattgtgataaagttctttattttctgtaatgcaatttaaaaaaaacaaaaatgtcatacattctggattcattcaatcaactgaaatattgcaaggcttttattattttaatattgctgattatggcttacagtttaagattaagattcccagaatattctaattttttgagataggatatttgagttttcttaaactgtaagccatgatcagcaatattaaaataataaaaggcttgcaatatttcagttgatttgtaattaatccagaatgtatgacatttttgtttttttaattgcattacagaaaatcacaatattctaattttctgagacagttctgtacACTGCAAGAAGAAAACAGGGAAAACGTTGGGAATTTAAAGTTTACATTGAAAGTGAAATCGCAAAAATAAACCCAGTAAGTCTAACATTAATTTTGCTGAGGGTGTTTTCAACAGAGGTGTATAAAGTATTtgaaaaaagtaactaagtaaaagtagaaataccataactgaaaaagactttggtaaaagttagtcacccataagaaaattacttgagtaaaagtactaaagtagctcacattaaatgtacttaagtatcaaaagtatcttgtgaaaaaatatactcaagtatcaaaagtaaaagtacaagtagTTTATAATacgcatgaaaagaagcaacacaaccaaaaattatgcttgtttttttttatttcactttcaggTGAAAGAAATGTGgtataaaatacagcaaaaaagtaaactgtctttcttgcaaaatataattattagattattttaatttgtaacaAGCTGtaattatgtatgtatatggatggatagatggatagatagggTCTTAACAGAAAGTGAGGACTTAATCAATAAACAGTAAATCTGAGTACGCAGACAGAAACTCAGAATAAGGACCAGAGGGACAATATaccagaaaaaagaaatgttctCTCACGATTTCCATGCTGAGTGGGAAAAACTCTGATTCTCCAGGGATTTTCAGCCGAGGCTGGGCAATGTGACAGACTTGAATGACGACTAAATGATTCCTAAATACACAAATATTGCAATATAATTCAACCTGACGCTGTAATATCTAAGATGAGCAGAGCCGGACTGGCGACTGGTGGGCAGGTTTGTCTTCTTCACCAGCTTCCACTGAACCTCCTGTGTCTTCTTCTGCAGATTTGGTACCTTTGTTGGAGGAGGTGCTGACGGATCTGAAGGAGGACAATGTTGACTTGTGGGTGGTGGACCACACATCACCCTCCAAGGAGTTCAACTGCTTACTTGATAAGGTGGAAAACACGTCCGTAGAAACCTTGAGTGACATCCCCAAGGTGGACATCATGTCTACCTTCCTGTTGATCTTCACCTCGGGGACCACAGGTACCGTATCAGCCCCTGAACCACCAAGTCCTTTCACAGAAACCACGTCTAAAATCATCTGAATAAGTTgttaggaggaaagaaaaggaTTGTAGTAATATTGTGTTGTTCTTGGTATCAGGTGCAGTTAAAGTTTGGTCATGTGGGATGGTCATGTGACACATGTTTACAGCGCTGAAGCGTGGAGGGAGAACTTCCCTGACacacatttacattttgaaacGTAAACAGACCGATGTGGCTGCTTCCTGTCAGATTTatagatttaaaggggacctattatggcatctaatgtcttaaaaacaagcttttgattgttttttctaaataaattagaaattcagcctctaaaccatgtctttatcttcccagtctctaacctcattatctatgcaggattctgagtgggcggggctttgataatgaggctctgtgctgattggctgcctgaatgacgtgtagcaggggaggacacaaagcctcgctctgggcagaagagcagcggctccgtacactattaaaccgtgtcctaactgcatgcgatgtgagcgagcgtcagcgacaaaatcaattccatgtctttattttctattggactgtcctaactggctgcagagacgcagcgttttgagctgaacatttgtcggacgccctgcttctattttctttctgtcactcgcgccagagacgttctataaacgagaccccccactacggttgtgtttcctgtatctgtgtttcCCCACTgccctttaggagaccggaagtaggtcctgagtctattgagtcctatgggaaaagtgaacgtgagcacagattattaccaattccttcgccccatagtaacctaagtaaatatgggacccatttctcaaaagccacaaaccttctgaacattctgacaccaacatggcaattttcagaccgacagattaagagaaaatgaactttgtttgagacctgtctctgtctgagcaacgcACTCTcacgagatttggctctcatagctaataatataatataatataataatacatggCTCTGCTCAGAGTTGTCGCTCACTGCAGAactcgttttcccatcggataaaatgaagtttaaaactaaaataaaacttgcttctttgcttaataatactgttattgttattattgaagtctttttggaagggaaaaaaaatattagactGATCCCATGATCAGTGACTGggtgggcgaccacgcccacttaggagacaggaagtgtataccatttcataccattggcagtaacggtaatgcgctatcttctgtagaGTATCtttgctcgcgttgaaagccggttgaaagcgctgtaggaaacggtcacggatgaggaacggctgatccagttagttgaaatgagaagttatctctatgattcctcctcatttcactacaaaaacctcaataaatatggcagctgctggagggagatggacagagagacgatgtcacgcagtgctacgatagtcggacgctcatgcagttacacggttttatagttgtggccgtggtttgcattttggttacgtcacgacgggagcagaatcttattggctcgtagatccacatcacactggacggctcatccgggcggctgtacagacactgcagaatctggttgtttcctccttctctgagttgggaggctgaggggagaccactttatatatgttaaagcaagagaaaacctgtttttcagaataggtcccctttaaatgtccCAGACGAGGCGACAAGTACGGTTTTGACTGAAGAAGAACtgtcaacatttcaaccttCCCTGCCAGGTCTGCCCAAGGCCGCCCGTGTGGGCCACCTGAAAGCCATCGGCAGCATGGCCCTCTTTGACCTGTGTGGAGCCACCTCTGATGACGTCTTCTACATCACTCTTCCTCTGTACCACATGTCTGCTTCCCTCTTAGCCATCGGAGGCTGCATACACCTCGGTAAGTTTCTGCCTCGCGCTGGCCGTGCAGGGAGAGGCAGCATTGACCTCTGCGGTGCAGGCcttttatttgcatagaaacaACAACTCATCTTTGATTCTCTGCGTTATTGCAACAAAGTCTGGTCGGTGGTTCTTTCTTTTGAAAAGACATTTGGAAAGAACTGTTGCCCTGCAGCAACCGAGGGATTGGAGCAGTGTCAGGCTGTCATTTAGCAGCAGAACATTTCAGCATCTCTACCATTTACTTTCCATAAAGTAACATTTTCATGGGTTGATGGTTCTGCAAGTCGTGTTTTCCGGTAGAGATCCTGAGACTCCTGCACATCCTGAAAGTTGGCCTTTTCATGTACAGTAGTTGCAGGCCACAAGGGAACGCCCCCATATTTAAGGGAAGTCTCACTCCCTcacatgcaaagaggaaaagCTGAAACAAACCAGGGAAATCCCTCCCTGCTGCTTCAACACTGACTCTGGCTGTTTTTATCTTTGTCTTTGCATCCTCTCCACCTCTTCTCTGAATCACAGGCGCGACATGTGTGTTGAAGAAAAAGTTCTCTGCCAGTGGATTTTGGAAGGACTGCTTGAAGCATGACGTGACCGTGGTGCAGTACATCGGCGAGCTCTGCCGGTACCTGCTCAACCATCCCGTGGTGAGTCGGGTCTGTCTCTTCACAGAcatacagtcagtccggaaagtattcagaacgcttcacttttcccacattcttttatgttacagccctattgataataggaatacattcattttttttctcagaattctacacaaaataccccataatgacaacatgaaagaagttttgttatgatttttgtaaatttataaaaaataaaaaactataaatatcacctgtgcataagtattcagaacgtttgccatgaagctcaaaattgagctctggttcattctgtttccactgatctctCTCAAGTTGTTTCTCCAGCTTAATGGGAGTCCACCTGTGGtgaattcagttgattggacttgatttggaaagacacacacctgtctatataagctctcacagttggcagtgcatgttgcaacacaaaccaaacatgaagtcaaaagaattgtcttcagacctccgaaacaggattgtttcgaggcacaaatctggggaagggtacagaaaaatgtctgctgctttgaaggtcccagtgagcactgtggcctgcatcatccttaaatggaagaagtttggaaccaccaggaatctccctagagctggccgcccgcctaagctgagcaatcgggggagaagggccttagtcagagaggtgaccaaggacccgacggtcactctgtcagaactccagtgttcctctgtggagagaggagaaacttcaagaaggacaaccatctctgcagcaatccaccaatcaggcttgtatggtagagtggccaggcgcaagcccctccttactaaaaagcacatggcagcccgactggagtttgccaaaaggcccctggaaaaaaaatcctctggtctgatgagacaaagattgaactatttggcatgaattccacgtgtggtgtttggaggagaccaggcaccgctcatcacctggagaacaccatccctacagtgaagcatggtggtggcagcatcatgctgtgggggtgtttttcatcagcaggacctgggcgactagtcaggattgagggaaagatgaatgcagccatgtacagagacatcttggatgaaaacctgatccagagtgctgttgacctcagactaggacgacgcttcatctttcagcaggacaacgacccaaagcacacagccaaaatatcaaaggagtggcttcagaacaaccatgtcaatgtccttgagtttcccagccagagcccagacctgaatcccatccaacatctctggctgtacaccgacgctccccatccaacctgatggagcttgagagggtctgtaaggaagaatgggcaaaactgcccaagaa of the Cololabis saira isolate AMF1-May2022 chromosome 11, fColSai1.1, whole genome shotgun sequence genome contains:
- the LOC133455481 gene encoding long-chain fatty acid transport protein 6-like, which produces MMAVVLGSLAAGLLALLFLLLQLARARPFLWADLRFYLKLQRYKRAVQARVRRGNSTFLHCFRSRAQQSPGKAFLVSRERSLTYGDVDRRSERFARVFGAAARLRRGDVVALLMSNEPDFVCAWFGLSKLGCTVAFLNSNGRARSLRHCVLSCRATALVVGPDLVPLLEEVLTDLKEDNVDLWVVDHTSPSKEFNCLLDKVENTSVETLSDIPKVDIMSTFLLIFTSGTTGLPKAARVGHLKAIGSMALFDLCGATSDDVFYITLPLYHMSASLLAIGGCIHLGATCVLKKKFSASGFWKDCLKHDVTVVQYIGELCRYLLNHPVVPEEKAHCVRLAVGSGLRSDIWRKFKARFGISHIREGYGMTETNVGFLNYTDEVGPIGRASYFNKLSAAFDLVRYDPATCEPVRTNCGRCIRAQTGEPGILVSPQTGMNQFLGYAGNKVQSEKKLLRDVFEAGDVYFSTGDILLRDHRDFLYFRDRIGDTFRWKGENVSTTEVSEVVGLLDFIQEASIYGVSIPGHEGRAGMAAVVIKQGLTLDGRKLYDHLVETLPAYAWPRFLRIQTSLDVTETFKQQKLKLVQEGFDPDVAPDPLYFLDVSRKDLILLTADLYQDIVSGKTRL